One Aegilops tauschii subsp. strangulata cultivar AL8/78 chromosome 7, Aet v6.0, whole genome shotgun sequence genomic window carries:
- the LOC109764382 gene encoding uncharacterized protein — protein MLSLPLPRHAEGPNPKVPTTSACLLRPRGRLLLGSSRAATKNLPASSPDASSLRLASVAAPSPRASVRRPDGGGLLLLSVAASAVAVSASFIFFSAIPSMLDGKRAAESLEKSFDLTREKLAETMASVRLVAKEIGALSVDLSDLSQELTKVVRSSLSIVHTADAQLRQLATSAQQGTAQGAANRKKAVAEPLVATTVREVRELIADIRSGFGAAFGIASLFSVWSNRAGHNLQSSAQLFVTTCVV, from the exons ATGTTGTCCCTTCCTCTTCCTCGCCACGCCGAAGGCCCCAACCCCAAGGTCCCGACCACCTCCGCCTGCCTCCTCCGCCCGCGCGGCCGTCTCCTGCTCGGGTCCAGCAGAGCTGCCACGAAGAATCTGCCGGCTTCCTCCCCGGATGCTTCGAGCCTGCGCCTCGCCTCCGTGGCCGCCCCCTCCCCGCGCGCCTCTGTCCGACGCCCAGAcggcggcggcctcctcctcctctccgtcGCTGCTTCCGCG GTTGCAGTGTCTGCCAGCTTCATATTCTTTTCGGCGATTCCCTCCATGTTG GATGGTAAGAGGGCAGCAGAGTCTCTTGAAAAGTCCTTTGATCTCACAAGAGAGAAGCTTGCTGAAACTATGGCTTCAGTGAGACTAGTTGCAAAAGAGATCGGTGCCTTGAGTGTTGATCTCAGTGACCTAAG TCAAGAATTGACGAAGGTTGTGAGGAGTTCCTTGAGCATTGTTCATACAGCTGACGCTCAACTTCGCCAGCTGGCAACCTCAGCCCAACAAG GAACCGCTCAGGGGGCGGCTAACCGGAAGAAAGCAGTAGCGGAGCCATTGGTGGCTACTACCGTGAGAGAAGTCCGTGAGTTGATTGCGGACATCCGGTCAGGATTTGGAGCAGCCTTCGGCATCGCCAGCCTTTTCAG CGTATGGTCCAACCGGGCAGGACATAACTTACAGTCTTCCGCACAGCTATTTGTCACCACTTGTGTGGTTTAA